The following are encoded together in the Arcticibacterium luteifluviistationis genome:
- a CDS encoding LytR/AlgR family response regulator transcription factor, with product MKIKCILIDDEPFALDILEDDLLDFDNIEVCEKFSSPVGVADYLKNEKVELIFSDIQMPEMLGTNFIRDLENPPLVIFTTAYHQYAVEGFELNAVDYLLKPIRKERLGAAIEKVVNLIKLKTAEPAPEEENHIVVTSEYKKVKLLFNEIIYIEGLKDYVKIYLESRVYPLLTRSNLKGMEKKLPDSKFVRIHNSFIVNSSKITGVNLSKLTLGAVEIPVGKKYIDSPQTRSLFS from the coding sequence ATGAAGATTAAATGTATCCTTATTGACGACGAGCCTTTTGCTCTAGACATTCTGGAAGACGACCTTCTTGACTTTGATAACATAGAGGTTTGTGAGAAATTCTCAAGCCCAGTGGGCGTGGCAGATTATCTTAAAAATGAAAAAGTAGAATTGATTTTCTCAGACATTCAGATGCCTGAAATGCTCGGCACTAATTTCATAAGAGATTTAGAGAATCCACCATTAGTCATTTTCACCACAGCTTATCATCAATACGCAGTAGAAGGTTTTGAGCTAAACGCCGTGGATTACCTACTCAAACCTATAAGAAAAGAACGGCTCGGTGCGGCTATTGAAAAAGTAGTTAATCTCATAAAGCTCAAAACAGCGGAGCCAGCTCCTGAAGAAGAAAACCACATCGTGGTTACTTCTGAATACAAAAAGGTCAAGCTTCTTTTCAATGAAATCATCTACATTGAAGGCTTAAAAGACTATGTCAAAATATACTTGGAAAGTAGGGTCTATCCCCTACTCACCAGAAGCAATTTAAAAGGCATGGAGAAAAAACTACCAGACAGTAAATTCGTCAGAATTCATAATTCTTTCATTGTCAATTCCTCAAAAATCACGGGAGTCAACTTATCAAAACTGACTTTAGGAGCTGTGGAAATTCCTGTAGGGAAGAAGTATATTGATAGTCCCCAAACTCGTAGTTTATTTAGCTGA